In one window of Ruminococcus albus AD2013 DNA:
- a CDS encoding ECF transporter S component — MFENALTIRNVSYGKKITLKAFVSTFLIALAVALPQVVHMALGQPGGVKWLPMYLPVLIGGCLMGVKLGSVIGVLSPLVSFFITSAMGNPMPMAARLPFMMLELAVFAMVSGLFTKKISENGTWAFAAVILAQICGRGIFLGAAALTESFTPFTAKMIWGQIQTGFTGLALQAVLAPVIIIVTRKLLIKEDQND; from the coding sequence ATGTTTGAAAATGCCTTAACTATAAGAAATGTATCGTACGGTAAAAAGATAACACTGAAAGCTTTTGTATCGACTTTTTTAATTGCGCTTGCCGTTGCTTTGCCGCAAGTTGTACATATGGCGCTGGGTCAGCCCGGAGGTGTTAAGTGGCTTCCTATGTATCTGCCTGTACTTATCGGTGGATGCCTCATGGGTGTAAAATTGGGTTCAGTCATCGGAGTGCTGTCTCCGCTTGTTAGCTTTTTTATCACTTCAGCTATGGGAAACCCCATGCCTATGGCAGCAAGACTCCCTTTTATGATGCTCGAACTTGCTGTATTTGCCATGGTATCTGGACTTTTTACAAAGAAGATATCTGAAAACGGAACGTGGGCGTTTGCAGCGGTAATACTGGCACAGATCTGCGGAAGAGGAATATTTCTCGGTGCAGCAGCACTAACAGAAAGCTTTACTCCATTTACAGCTAAAATGATATGGGGACAGATACAGACAGGTTTTACCGGACTTGCTTTACAGGCAGTTCTCGCACCTGTTATCATTATCGTAACAAGAAAATTACTGATAAAGGAAGATCAGAATGACTGA
- a CDS encoding tRNA dihydrouridine synthase, which produces MKTFSGSCLKKLHIGNITTESNVFMAPLAGYTSYPFRMICRKLGAGLAFTEMVSANGLKYNDKATAKLLCTSDAETLKAVQLLGSVPSAFEYACKGEYTAGFDIVDINMGCPVPNVIKSGEGCALISNMPLASKIIEACKRSGKVVTVKFRPGFNRKKIVVSEFAKMCEDSGADMITVHGRTRDMMYEGEPVYGYIEAAKNVVNIPVIANGGIHSDEDAVRMMDRTGADGVMIGRYGLEDPLIFARLTGKDTNETKLSLVLEQADIAISCFDELSAMEHIKKTASYFMKKLPGTKVYKQEMYNCGSMKELKKTLIKIFGETEK; this is translated from the coding sequence ATGAAAACATTCAGTGGATCCTGTCTGAAAAAACTCCATATAGGAAACATAACTACCGAGTCAAATGTGTTTATGGCACCTCTTGCAGGATATACAAGCTACCCTTTCAGGATGATATGCAGAAAGCTTGGTGCAGGACTTGCTTTTACAGAAATGGTCAGTGCAAACGGACTGAAATACAACGATAAAGCCACAGCAAAACTTCTCTGTACAAGTGATGCCGAAACGCTGAAAGCAGTTCAGCTTCTCGGTTCTGTACCGTCAGCTTTTGAATATGCGTGCAAAGGTGAGTATACAGCAGGGTTCGATATTGTCGATATAAACATGGGCTGTCCTGTACCGAATGTGATAAAAAGCGGAGAGGGCTGTGCATTGATAAGCAATATGCCGCTGGCATCAAAAATAATCGAAGCCTGCAAAAGAAGCGGCAAAGTCGTGACTGTAAAATTCAGACCGGGATTCAACCGCAAGAAAATAGTTGTATCCGAGTTTGCAAAAATGTGCGAGGATTCGGGAGCGGATATGATAACGGTACATGGCAGGACAAGAGATATGATGTACGAAGGTGAACCTGTGTATGGATATATCGAGGCGGCGAAAAATGTTGTGAATATACCTGTAATCGCAAACGGCGGTATCCATTCTGATGAAGATGCAGTGAGAATGATGGACAGAACAGGGGCAGACGGTGTGATGATAGGACGCTACGGACTGGAAGATCCTCTTATTTTTGCAAGACTGACAGGTAAGGATACAAATGAAACAAAACTGTCACTTGTTCTGGAACAGGCTGATATTGCAATATCATGCTTTGATGAACTTTCGGCTATGGAACATATCAAAAAAACAGCTTCATATTTCATGAAAAAGCTTCCCGGTACCAAGGTATACAAACAGGAAATGTACAACTGCGGCAGTATGAAGGAACTCAAAAAAACACTCATCAAGATTTTCGGAGAAACGGAGAAATAA
- a CDS encoding DUF1893 domain-containing protein — MTDIEIAIANLDGHSICLCRNGKFFTNDGRGISPMLRLISGGIDLRGHSAADVIVGKAAAMLFVKAGIVCVHGKVMSESGKIFLEKHGIPCTYDILTERIINRQGTDICPMEKAVADIEEADVGHNVLKKRVEELKKAQLSNLE; from the coding sequence ATGACTGATATTGAAATCGCAATTGCAAATCTTGACGGACATTCAATATGTCTTTGCCGAAATGGAAAATTCTTTACAAATGATGGAAGAGGAATATCTCCGATGCTGCGTTTAATTTCAGGGGGCATTGATCTACGCGGACACTCTGCTGCTGATGTGATCGTGGGCAAAGCGGCAGCGATGCTTTTTGTCAAGGCTGGGATAGTATGTGTTCACGGAAAAGTTATGTCCGAAAGCGGAAAGATCTTCTTAGAAAAGCACGGTATCCCATGTACTTATGATATATTGACAGAACGCATAATAAATCGTCAGGGAACAGATATATGCCCTATGGAAAAGGCTGTTGCAGATATCGAAGAAGCTGATGTAGGTCATAATGTACTGAAAAAAAGGGTGGAAGAACTGAAAAAAGCTCAGCTTTCAAACTTGGAATGA
- a CDS encoding SMI1/KNR4 family protein: MQLIYTDDKGIRHEVLTSWNAMHDDFYYFGNAVNMPLEAEKNKGTSKYRLFLNGEADNREKSEARIAYLEQKYGIVFPEILKDLYSRTDCSGMRSCYIEIDHDFEVYDLVTLEDEVGGFEQLVDCIYRTEPLCRYIPDDWFPLAEDKDGNHFFWSSKTQQVYYGSCEEIEDKILIADSIEEFIDMLNDSVDMRPPEPVRSVVQANGCHWDITEQWDSCVIDRCVNNNSLKEVTVPSELNGKPVVSIGDNAFANDPVSLCRVIETLIMPDSIRHIGSFFFKRCIYLRHIKMPAGLESIGNEAFRGASGLETLAIGDNCISIGSLFCADAISLRTASIGAGIRNIGDYAFYNTPAMVGFRCDGELRSLGHGSFWMNKWADSQLFRPYAEMLCFGRNNSLLYRYVKHDPPMRLYFDDTIRYVFDHAFGGDVWNSGSGITDIYFPGADTVGLQSFKKVPYATVLSVRHEWRPHTVLTMRT; encoded by the coding sequence ATGCAGCTGATATACACTGATGACAAGGGTATCCGCCATGAAGTGCTGACAAGCTGGAATGCAATGCATGATGATTTTTACTATTTTGGAAATGCAGTAAATATGCCCCTTGAAGCCGAGAAAAACAAAGGCACTTCAAAGTACAGGTTATTCCTGAATGGTGAGGCAGACAACAGGGAGAAAAGCGAAGCTCGGATAGCTTACCTCGAACAGAAATACGGGATAGTTTTCCCTGAAATATTAAAGGATCTTTATTCCAGAACAGATTGTTCGGGAATGAGAAGCTGTTACATTGAAATAGATCATGACTTTGAAGTCTATGATCTGGTCACATTGGAAGATGAAGTCGGTGGTTTTGAACAGCTTGTTGACTGCATATACCGCACCGAACCGTTGTGCAGGTATATCCCCGATGACTGGTTCCCTCTTGCAGAGGATAAAGACGGCAATCATTTCTTCTGGAGCAGCAAGACACAGCAGGTATACTATGGTTCCTGTGAAGAAATCGAAGATAAGATACTGATCGCCGACAGCATAGAAGAATTCATCGATATGCTCAACGACTCTGTAGATATGCGCCCTCCCGAGCCTGTTCGTTCTGTCGTTCAGGCCAACGGCTGTCATTGGGATATAACAGAGCAGTGGGACAGCTGTGTGATCGACCGCTGCGTCAACAATAATTCGCTGAAAGAGGTCACTGTTCCCTCCGAACTCAACGGAAAGCCTGTAGTCTCGATAGGTGATAACGCCTTTGCAAACGATCCTGTTTCCCTGTGCAGAGTCATCGAAACTCTCATTATGCCCGATTCGATACGTCATATCGGAAGCTTCTTTTTCAAGCGCTGTATTTACCTGAGACATATAAAAATGCCTGCGGGGCTGGAAAGCATCGGAAATGAAGCCTTTCGTGGTGCATCGGGACTGGAGACCCTTGCCATCGGAGATAACTGTATATCCATCGGAAGTCTGTTCTGTGCAGATGCGATCTCTCTGCGGACAGCATCTATCGGTGCAGGTATCAGGAACATCGGTGATTATGCATTCTACAATACTCCTGCAATGGTAGGCTTTCGCTGTGATGGTGAGCTGAGATCACTGGGTCATGGCTCATTCTGGATGAATAAATGGGCTGATTCGCAGCTGTTTCGTCCCTATGCGGAAATGCTTTGCTTTGGCAGGAACAACTCTCTGCTTTACCGCTATGTCAAACATGACCCGCCGATGCGGCTTTACTTTGATGATACGATCAGGTATGTGTTTGACCATGCATTCGGAGGCGATGTATGGAATTCGGGCAGCGGCATAACAGATATTTATTTCCCCGGTGCTGATACTGTCGGTTTGCAGTCATTCAAAAAGGTGCCGTACGCAACGGTACTTTCAGTGCGTCACGAATGGAGGCCTCATACGGTCCTGACTATGCGTACATGA
- a CDS encoding MATE family efflux transporter: MGKKSTDVAVSLSMVIRMPSSGINQGAQALLSYKYGSKNYDRVMQTDKTLLRFQFLFFAPMTTLLELFPEVFLRIFTSDPAVIKEATTFILTISKFYGKSWRAFAIC; this comes from the coding sequence ATGGGAAAAAAATCAACAGATGTTGCAGTCAGCCTGTCAATGGTTATCCGGATGCCCAGCAGCGGTATCAATCAGGGCGCACAGGCACTTTTGAGCTACAAATACGGCAGCAAAAACTATGACCGGGTGATGCAGACCGATAAAACTCTGCTCAGGTTTCAGTTTTTGTTTTTCGCGCCGATGACCACGCTTCTTGAACTGTTCCCAGAAGTGTTCCTGCGCATTTTCACCTCAGACCCTGCGGTCATCAAAGAGGCAACAACATTTATTCTGACGATATCAAAGTTTTACGGAAAGAGTTGGAGAGCCTTTGCCATATGTTGA
- a CDS encoding leucine-rich repeat domain-containing protein, translated as MQEVFKVENGVLLSFSGEQHNVIVPEGVKVIGKEVFKGMAWITDIFLPDGLKEIGDNAFKGCKKLERIKIPDSVEKIGELAFHRCHSLGSVVLPDSVKTLEKGTFLFCDSLKSIQAFGVKKLEMQTFANDTQLTDISLNSEIDCSNFKKDVFTGCISIKNIHLSNGYSYHADDLVSLLMDNKTVDPVVRSIAESIYQSLEIENGVLYKLHVNLKSFELPEGIKCIEKSCFFDKKGIVSISFPESLERIMSNAFGNCINLEQIKLKNEDIIIDEDAFRGCSNLKKIIIGSQVYDLGSISYADDTPYIIRRISDQVMSDFYISGKVLMSYTGNEERITIPDGIEVIGESCFEGNDKVNRVILSDTVREIHENAFRNCVCMQTIVMSEGLHSICRNAFENCLKLIRFNIPAALEKVETFAFRGCQSLELSGFEKGTPLAGPIKEREYGENDIAAYSHCDDEKITQLVLEKTAIIGKYAFSACPSLESVVINAPECIVEKYAFEKCSSLRSIKVTAAKIEKGAFSFCRNLEKVEISGVSVLEDEVFAGCSLIREVKLSDEVSEIGRRCFDECTSLDSFDLEKIRIIGERAFERCDSLKEITLNNTDVGYHAFADCSNLRKMILDSGTKLQSGAFMGCTCADTVVLDGHRYSFSCFSQSRNTADNKLPIIVQEIIGSIYSCFEINRSHGIVKYRGDAAKVRIPDDIISAEDEAFRDHLRVVDIIFPDGFGYSGKLTFSGTGWLEKRRKEVRYNIVNDILIDAACCGETAEIPENIRRICSWAFAGNTHLKELIMKNDRIAVDAFAFRNCINLKTIHYSDGRKYTLEKFSDVTEKEYPELVRRIFSECINCFKLNDRGVLEESTGNIKELVFPEGIKEIADQVYMDCNLLETIVFSDDTEKIGKSSFKNSKWLRSVKNAGSVVRIDAHAFSGCRSLETIDISDKLEFLGKRAFEHCCELKEIHISDKLTVIPEKAFFRCKSLKKVVIPDSVKEIGPQAFAFCTELEEVIFADPDNVKIADDAFAWCDKL; from the coding sequence ATGCAGGAAGTTTTTAAGGTCGAAAACGGAGTACTTCTCAGCTTCAGCGGAGAACAGCACAATGTAATTGTTCCCGAAGGAGTAAAAGTGATCGGTAAAGAAGTATTCAAGGGAATGGCGTGGATAACTGACATTTTCCTCCCTGATGGATTGAAAGAGATCGGTGATAATGCATTCAAGGGATGTAAAAAACTTGAACGGATCAAAATTCCCGACAGTGTGGAAAAAATCGGAGAACTCGCCTTTCACAGGTGTCATTCTCTTGGTTCTGTTGTACTTCCCGATTCTGTGAAAACTCTTGAAAAAGGCACCTTCCTTTTTTGTGACAGTTTAAAAAGCATACAGGCATTCGGTGTAAAAAAACTTGAAATGCAGACCTTTGCAAATGATACACAGCTTACAGATATATCCCTGAACAGTGAGATCGACTGCTCAAATTTTAAGAAAGATGTATTCACAGGCTGTATCAGCATAAAAAATATCCATCTTTCAAACGGTTATTCTTATCATGCAGATGATCTTGTATCACTGTTGATGGACAATAAAACTGTCGATCCCGTAGTGCGTTCAATTGCAGAAAGTATTTATCAGTCACTGGAAATAGAGAACGGAGTACTGTATAAGCTGCACGTAAATCTTAAATCATTTGAACTGCCCGAGGGTATAAAATGTATTGAAAAAAGCTGCTTTTTTGATAAAAAGGGTATCGTTTCCATTTCATTCCCCGAAAGCCTTGAACGTATAATGAGCAATGCTTTCGGAAACTGTATCAACCTGGAACAGATCAAATTAAAAAATGAAGATATAATTATAGATGAAGATGCCTTCAGAGGATGCAGCAATCTCAAAAAAATAATAATCGGCAGTCAGGTATACGATCTCGGCAGTATCAGCTACGCGGATGATACTCCGTATATAATAAGACGTATCAGCGATCAGGTAATGAGTGATTTTTACATAAGCGGAAAGGTACTCATGTCATATACAGGCAATGAGGAACGCATCACTATCCCTGACGGGATCGAAGTAATAGGCGAAAGCTGTTTTGAAGGAAACGATAAGGTGAATCGTGTTATATTGAGCGATACTGTGCGCGAGATACATGAAAATGCTTTCCGAAACTGTGTATGTATGCAGACCATAGTAATGTCAGAAGGTCTTCACAGCATATGCAGAAATGCTTTTGAAAACTGCCTGAAACTTATCCGTTTCAACATCCCTGCTGCACTTGAAAAAGTAGAAACTTTTGCATTCAGAGGATGTCAGAGCCTTGAACTATCCGGATTTGAAAAGGGTACACCATTGGCTGGACCTATAAAAGAGCGTGAATATGGGGAAAATGATATTGCCGCATACAGTCACTGTGACGATGAAAAAATAACACAGCTCGTTCTTGAAAAAACTGCGATTATAGGGAAATACGCATTTTCAGCCTGCCCGAGTCTTGAAAGCGTGGTCATAAATGCCCCCGAATGTATCGTTGAAAAATACGCTTTTGAAAAATGCAGTTCACTTCGCAGTATAAAAGTGACCGCAGCCAAAATAGAAAAGGGAGCATTTTCTTTCTGCCGTAATCTTGAAAAAGTTGAGATAAGCGGTGTTTCTGTACTTGAGGATGAAGTCTTTGCGGGGTGTTCATTAATAAGGGAAGTAAAGCTATCCGATGAAGTTTCGGAAATAGGCAGGAGATGTTTTGACGAATGTACATCATTAGACAGCTTTGATCTTGAAAAAATAAGAATCATAGGTGAGCGGGCATTTGAACGCTGTGACAGTCTCAAAGAGATAACTTTAAATAATACGGATGTTGGATATCATGCTTTTGCAGACTGTTCAAATTTGCGGAAAATGATCCTTGATAGTGGTACAAAACTGCAAAGCGGTGCTTTCATGGGGTGTACCTGTGCGGATACTGTTGTACTTGACGGACATCGCTATTCTTTTTCATGTTTTTCGCAAAGCAGAAATACAGCAGACAATAAACTTCCGATAATAGTTCAGGAAATCATCGGCAGCATATATTCATGCTTTGAGATAAACAGGAGTCATGGTATAGTAAAGTACCGTGGTGATGCAGCAAAAGTACGCATCCCTGATGATATCATATCAGCAGAAGATGAAGCATTCCGCGACCATTTGCGTGTCGTGGATATCATCTTCCCGGATGGTTTCGGTTACAGCGGAAAGCTGACCTTTTCGGGAACAGGCTGGCTTGAAAAAAGACGTAAGGAAGTAAGATACAATATAGTGAACGATATTCTTATCGATGCAGCCTGCTGCGGAGAAACAGCCGAGATACCCGAAAATATCCGCAGGATATGCAGCTGGGCTTTTGCGGGAAATACCCATCTGAAAGAACTGATAATGAAAAACGACCGCATTGCAGTCGATGCATTTGCATTCAGAAATTGTATCAATCTTAAAACAATACATTATTCCGACGGGAGAAAATACACTCTGGAAAAATTCAGCGATGTTACCGAAAAAGAGTATCCCGAACTTGTGAGACGTATTTTTTCCGAGTGCATAAACTGTTTTAAGCTGAATGACAGGGGCGTTCTTGAAGAAAGCACGGGAAATATAAAGGAACTTGTGTTCCCCGAAGGTATAAAAGAAATTGCAGATCAGGTATACATGGATTGCAATCTTCTTGAAACTATCGTCTTTTCGGATGATACCGAAAAAATCGGAAAGTCCTCATTCAAAAACAGCAAATGGCTGAGAAGTGTTAAAAATGCAGGCAGTGTAGTCAGAATAGATGCCCATGCGTTCAGCGGTTGCAGGAGCCTTGAAACTATAGATATTTCTGACAAACTTGAATTTCTTGGCAAAAGAGCATTTGAACACTGCTGTGAACTTAAAGAAATACATATTTCAGATAAGCTGACAGTTATTCCCGAGAAAGCTTTTTTCAGATGCAAAAGTCTGAAAAAGGTTGTTATCCCTGATTCCGTAAAGGAAATAGGGCCTCAGGCATTTGCATTCTGTACCGAGCTTGAAGAGGTGATTTTTGCTGATCCTGACAATGTAAAGATCGCTGATGATGCTTTTGCGTGGTGTGATAAGCTATGA
- a CDS encoding Gfo/Idh/MocA family protein gives MDKKVKWGVLGTAGIAAGCTIPGMIGTESCELYAIAGRSYDKALTFKERFGFEKAYSGYEALLADPEVDAVYIPLPNDIHCEWVIKALNAHKHVLCEKPIAMNEEELRKMFAAAKENGVILMEAFAYLHSPFITKLRSIVESGEIGKVDYIDTAFVTQGYSEDFRLHKEQGGGGIYDVGCYCTSMILSLIDSPVKYVKADAELDVSGVDHLASAMIGFENGARATFNAGMVLGTDTCDRYDRLFIHGSNGYIRSDAEYNGSGVLSLTVTVKKENGERLTRTEAVKAGSNYAMELENMNECIRNGTEPHITEDFSLKNMQLLDSILDASGYNA, from the coding sequence ATGGACAAAAAAGTTAAATGGGGAGTACTCGGAACGGCAGGTATTGCCGCAGGATGTACCATACCCGGCATGATCGGGACAGAAAGCTGCGAGCTTTACGCGATAGCAGGCAGAAGTTATGATAAGGCTCTCACGTTCAAGGAACGTTTCGGATTTGAAAAGGCATATTCGGGTTATGAAGCTTTGCTTGCAGACCCCGAAGTTGATGCGGTGTACATCCCTCTGCCAAACGACATCCACTGTGAATGGGTGATAAAGGCTCTGAATGCGCACAAGCACGTTCTCTGTGAAAAGCCCATCGCAATGAACGAAGAAGAACTTCGTAAGATGTTTGCTGCCGCAAAGGAAAACGGGGTTATACTTATGGAAGCTTTTGCGTACCTCCACAGCCCGTTCATAACCAAACTCAGAAGCATAGTTGAAAGCGGAGAGATAGGCAAAGTTGATTATATCGATACCGCCTTTGTTACCCAAGGATATTCCGAGGATTTCCGTTTGCATAAGGAACAAGGCGGAGGAGGTATCTATGATGTGGGCTGTTATTGCACTTCGATGATATTGTCGCTGATAGATTCGCCTGTAAAGTATGTAAAAGCTGATGCGGAGCTTGATGTATCGGGCGTGGATCATCTGGCTTCGGCGATGATCGGCTTTGAAAACGGTGCAAGAGCGACCTTCAATGCGGGTATGGTACTTGGTACCGATACCTGCGACAGGTATGACCGTTTATTTATACACGGCTCAAATGGCTATATCCGTTCCGATGCTGAATATAACGGTTCGGGAGTTCTTTCGCTCACAGTTACTGTTAAAAAAGAAAATGGCGAAAGACTTACACGTACCGAGGCTGTCAAAGCGGGCTCAAACTATGCTATGGAGCTTGAAAACATGAATGAGTGCATAAGAAACGGCACCGAACCTCACATAACAGAGGATTTCTCATTAAAGAATATGCAGCTGCTTGACAGCATACTTGATGCATCGGGATACAATGCTTGA
- a CDS encoding AAA family ATPase, giving the protein MGNYLNPDNIGFQYALNSEIYVDKSSLIALTNSVVRTLQKYVCVSRPRRFGKTMAANMLTAYYSRGCDSRDMFAPLIISSDDSFEKHLNKYNVIHINMIDFLNNGDSIAENLDYLSRSLIYQIKNENEEADCFDQDDLVTVLGDVFAETGKQFIFIIDEWDCVLRIKKYSADDQNEYLNFLRNLLKDKSYVALAYMTGILPIKKNGFNSSLNMFSEISMISAGRYAEFTGITDDEVRALCKEYSTSFEDIKRLYKGYSVKGISIYNPLSVIECLRNNKFSNYWTSTETYEALKVYVQADFDGLHDKVTRMIAGEKIEVNTAKFQNDMTTFASADDILTLLVHLGYLTFEAFGKNALGRGLVWIPNAEVQQEFINCIEDKGWEPVMKAIRASDNLIQDIIDGEADKVAKGVEICHEDNTSILQYNNENSLSCVISLAFYSARKYYKIIRELPAGKGFADIVLLPYQKSDKPAMVIELKHDKSADTAIRQIKEKRYTGALAGYTDEIILVGISYDNGKGHSCIIEKVRL; this is encoded by the coding sequence ATGGGCAATTATCTCAATCCAGATAACATAGGTTTTCAGTACGCTCTGAATTCAGAGATATATGTTGATAAGTCGAGTCTTATAGCATTGACAAACAGTGTTGTTAGAACACTACAGAAATATGTCTGTGTCAGCCGTCCAAGACGTTTCGGAAAAACAATGGCGGCGAATATGCTGACTGCTTATTACAGCAGGGGGTGCGATTCAAGGGATATGTTTGCGCCACTTATAATATCATCAGATGACAGCTTTGAAAAGCACCTGAACAAGTATAATGTTATCCATATCAACATGATAGATTTTCTAAATAATGGTGATAGTATAGCAGAGAACCTTGATTATCTTTCAAGATCGCTTATATATCAAATCAAAAATGAAAATGAAGAAGCTGACTGCTTTGACCAGGATGATCTTGTTACTGTTCTTGGTGATGTTTTTGCTGAAACAGGAAAGCAGTTCATTTTTATTATTGATGAATGGGACTGTGTTTTAAGGATAAAAAAGTATTCGGCTGATGACCAGAACGAGTATCTGAATTTTCTGAGAAATCTGCTGAAGGACAAGAGCTATGTTGCACTTGCTTACATGACAGGAATACTTCCTATCAAGAAGAATGGTTTTAATTCCTCTTTGAATATGTTCTCAGAGATTTCAATGATAAGTGCGGGCAGATATGCCGAGTTTACAGGCATTACAGATGATGAGGTCCGTGCATTATGTAAGGAATACAGCACATCTTTCGAGGACATAAAGCGTTTGTATAAAGGATATTCAGTTAAAGGTATATCGATTTATAATCCACTTTCTGTCATTGAGTGCCTACGTAATAACAAGTTCAGCAATTACTGGACTTCCACTGAGACCTATGAGGCTCTGAAAGTTTACGTTCAGGCGGATTTTGACGGTTTACACGACAAGGTCACTCGAATGATAGCGGGAGAGAAGATAGAGGTCAACACGGCGAAATTCCAGAACGATATGACCACATTCGCTTCGGCTGATGATATCCTAACGCTTCTGGTACATCTTGGTTATCTGACTTTCGAAGCTTTCGGAAAAAATGCTTTAGGCAGAGGTCTTGTGTGGATCCCCAATGCAGAAGTTCAGCAGGAATTCATCAACTGCATCGAGGACAAGGGATGGGAGCCTGTTATGAAGGCTATACGTGCTTCCGATAATCTGATACAGGATATTATCGATGGTGAAGCTGATAAAGTCGCTAAAGGCGTTGAGATATGTCATGAGGATAACACCTCGATACTGCAATATAATAATGAAAATTCGCTCAGCTGTGTTATCTCATTGGCATTTTATTCTGCAAGAAAGTATTACAAGATAATCCGAGAGCTGCCAGCAGGGAAGGGCTTTGCAGATATCGTTCTTCTGCCTTATCAGAAGTCAGATAAGCCTGCAATGGTGATAGAATTAAAGCATGATAAATCAGCCGATACTGCGATCAGACAGATAAAAGAAAAGCGCTACACGGGAGCGCTTGCAGGATATACCGATGAGATCATTCTTGTTGGCATAAGCTACGATAACGGCAAGGGTCATAGCTGCATTATAGAAAAGGTTAGACTATAA
- a CDS encoding alpha/beta fold hydrolase, translating to MIGKELIKTQYGNIAVYKKENGAKKVLLLHGAGCDSTKLSWKEVFHTFTDEFSVYAFDFLGYGCSDKANNLVGEKFYDTHIACVKKVVEHFGLSDFVLAGLSMGGAVAIGFALDYPENIKALIPIDTWGISEKMPFHRFSYWYVNRTDLTLAQYRLFAKYRLLARWSISYALIGNKKRISDSMVDEVMQSCVGDMAGKSMLNYQRSSADKYQAKPYYFNRLKDLNMPVIYIIGEKDPLVPLDDIYKAAHENPGSKVKVFKGCKHWSVKEQPKKFCKIVESVFSDF from the coding sequence ATGATCGGTAAAGAACTCATAAAAACGCAATACGGAAATATTGCCGTCTATAAAAAGGAAAACGGTGCAAAAAAGGTCTTGCTGTTACACGGTGCAGGCTGTGATAGCACAAAGTTGTCCTGGAAAGAAGTATTCCATACGTTTACGGATGAATTTTCGGTATATGCATTTGATTTTCTGGGTTATGGATGCAGCGATAAAGCGAATAACCTTGTCGGAGAAAAATTCTATGATACGCACATTGCGTGTGTGAAAAAAGTTGTTGAACATTTCGGGCTTTCCGATTTTGTTTTAGCCGGATTATCAATGGGAGGCGCTGTTGCAATCGGCTTTGCCTTGGACTATCCGGAGAATATAAAAGCACTGATACCTATCGATACATGGGGTATATCAGAAAAAATGCCGTTTCATCGTTTCAGTTATTGGTATGTGAACCGTACAGATCTGACATTGGCACAATACAGGTTATTCGCAAAATACAGGCTTTTGGCAAGATGGTCAATATCATATGCATTGATTGGGAATAAGAAAAGGATATCAGATTCCATGGTGGATGAAGTGATGCAGTCCTGTGTCGGAGATATGGCCGGAAAATCGATGCTTAACTATCAGCGAAGTTCAGCAGATAAATATCAGGCAAAACCATATTATTTTAACAGATTAAAAGATCTGAATATGCCGGTCATTTATATAATCGGTGAAAAGGATCCACTTGTTCCGCTTGATGATATTTATAAAGCAGCACACGAAAATCCTGGTAGTAAGGTTAAGGTTTTCAAGGGGTGTAAACATTGGTCGGTTAAAGAACAGCCAAAAAAGTTCTGCAAGATAGTAGAATCTGTTTTCAGTGATTTTTAA
- a CDS encoding DUF4869 domain-containing protein produces the protein MLNVIFGDTPDAIYNTNIYFNNTYKDSWITKPLSKEIIKAVDKSEVIDERTIISPVFGNMSPKKLSGGVKTLLLIAYDSSKIFNASTCGDNCAEWLLKIAQDKKVVINLRHLMDFGKGEFKIKVLNTGKIVKNMGDLVDEAGEFV, from the coding sequence ATGTTGAATGTTATTTTTGGTGATACGCCTGATGCAATATATAACACAAATATATATTTTAACAACACCTATAAAGACAGTTGGATTACAAAGCCTTTGTCAAAAGAGATCATCAAGGCGGTCGATAAATCTGAAGTGATCGATGAACGAACAATTATCAGCCCCGTTTTCGGTAATATGAGTCCCAAAAAGCTGTCCGGAGGAGTGAAAACGCTTTTGTTGATAGCTTATGATAGCTCTAAAATCTTTAATGCATCAACTTGTGGTGATAACTGTGCTGAATGGTTACTTAAAATTGCGCAAGATAAGAAAGTTGTCATCAATCTAAGGCATCTTATGGATTTTGGCAAGGGCGAATTTAAGATAAAGGTCTTAAATACAGGTAAAATAGTAAAAAATATGGGCGACCTTGTTGACGAAGCAGGAGAATTTGTGTGA